The genomic stretch ACATTCTCCCATAGCAGGGTAATAGACCGGAGATCTCTAACCGCTTGCCCCTGATAAGTCCTCTCTCCGCGATAAGCCATCGCACCGTACAAACCCAGCAAAATCGCCAGATGTGCCTCTCGATTGACCAGCATCTGAATATTCTCGGCCGACCCTGCAGAATTGATAGCTGCGACCACAATCTTGGGCTGTAGCTTCTGTGTAATCGTCGTACTCAGCGCAACACCCACCGGATAATACGTACCGCCGGGCGTGGCCGTTGCAACAATCAAATTCTGCGTCTGCATACCCTCCTGCGGTGCCCCACAGGAGATACAAAACAACAAAACAAGAACGAAATAGATACGCGACATGAAAGACCTCATACTAAAAAAGTGAACAGATATTTATCTGCCTAATTATACCCGCCCGCCTATATGCGTCAAGGGAAAACACCTTTGCACCTTGACAACCCCTGTTGCGATTTCTATACTTCCCCTGAGGAGTAGCTCTATGGATAACACGCGCACAATTCTCTTTTGCACACTCGCATCCGTCATGCTTTTGTCTGGCTGTGCACAGTATCGGGCGTATCGCCATTTAGACCGCGCGATTGCTCTCGAGGCCAATGGCGATCGCGAAACAGCGCTGGCGATATTTCAGGCTGCTGTGGATATTTGTCCTGAAGACGCGGTTTTGCGGCGGTGGTTGGGCAGGGCATATCTGAGGCGCAGCCAATACGACGCAGCGCGCGTCGAATTTGAAACTGCGCTCGGATTAGCGCCCAATTATATGATCTTGTACCGTGACCTCGCAATCATCAATGAAGCACTTGAGAGGCCAGACGCCGCTATCGCGTGGCTGGAAAAAGCCATATCACAAGTACCCGAGCATCGGGAATCTTACCGCGACCTCGTCAGCCTCTATCTGGCTCACGACCAGTTGAGCGAAGCCCAATCCCTATTGGAAACAGTTATCGAACAGTGGCCAAAAACGATATGGGCACATTTTCAACTGGGCGGTCTTTACATGGTATTAAAATGGCCCGAGCGAGCCGAAGAAGCTTATGTACAGGTACTGAATATTGAACCCAAAAACGACAATGAAGCAGAAATACAGGCACGCGCGCACGGCGAGTTGGGCAATGTCTATTACGAACGCAAAAACTATGAGCGAGCCGAAGAATTCTACAAAAAGGCACTGGAGCTCAACCCCCTCGACGACAGCAGCCTGAACAATCTCGCCTGGATATACGCCATTCAGGGGATACACCTGCGCGAAGGCATTCGCCTATCGCGGCGGTCTTTGCGCCTGCGCCCACACACGCCTTCCTACCTGGACACACTGGCCGAATTGCATTACCAGATGGGCAACACCGAGCGCGCCATTTTCATCATCCGCCAGGCCATTGCATTGAATCCAGATAATCCAGAAGTGCGCGCCCATCTCCATCGACAACTCGCCAAATTTATTTCCGGCGGACGGGGAAAGGTATAATGAATTAAAAATTGGGAAGCAAGGCGGATTAACCAGTACGGGCAGGTTGAACTGGCCTGAGAGACGGCCAGTTGTACCCCACTCGAAACCTGCCCCTTCACTGACTACTGACTTATGACACTCCAGGACCCCGAATGGGGTAACATGATACTGCGCGACAATAAGCAAGAAAATTTGCAGGATATTCTCGCCCGGCTCGCGCTATTCGATACATTGACCCGGCAGGAATTGCACACCATTGAACGCATTGTGCATCGCAGGCGCTTTGTCCCCGGCGAAATGATCCCAACGCCGCGATCGGGTTTGTTTGTCGTCGTGTCCGGCACTGTCCACGTTGTGCAACGTCTCTCCGATGGCGAACAGATCATACTCGACACCCT from Gemmatimonadota bacterium encodes the following:
- a CDS encoding tetratricopeptide repeat protein, producing MDNTRTILFCTLASVMLLSGCAQYRAYRHLDRAIALEANGDRETALAIFQAAVDICPEDAVLRRWLGRAYLRRSQYDAARVEFETALGLAPNYMILYRDLAIINEALERPDAAIAWLEKAISQVPEHRESYRDLVSLYLAHDQLSEAQSLLETVIEQWPKTIWAHFQLGGLYMVLKWPERAEEAYVQVLNIEPKNDNEAEIQARAHGELGNVYYERKNYERAEEFYKKALELNPLDDSSLNNLAWIYAIQGIHLREGIRLSRRSLRLRPHTPSYLDTLAELHYQMGNTERAIFIIRQAIALNPDNPEVRAHLHRQLAKFISGGRGKV